In one Polaribacter sp. ALD11 genomic region, the following are encoded:
- a CDS encoding LamG-like jellyroll fold domain-containing protein: MKKHILFLFVFLTQIIGAQIPCSAGFTGNGTDDYITIPNTNAINLQNTRNRTVEFWFKPSDITTRQVLYEEGAQVNVILFYIEGGRAYLGGYRNNANNNTRRRFFRSAIGDIAIDKWTHISFTIEDTASPDITFKWFLDGTEQDSQAGLQVSNHSGNVSIGRNGGSVRYPTSLSNANWGGSGIGTYNGTFSGSNGADNNFEGNISLLRIWNVARTETQIDTNKSIYLTTGTSLVAYQDGDQIKYKANGAASIGATATANGSGTTYTWNGGVSTDFSNNANWSGTSPAITKTQTVVINNGTNKPEITSEVKIGRLTVSAGAEFIVQSGATLNIFYGLTNNGTITVEDGGALIFNSCSATITGSGTFNIKRATPIYTGNNFYSYWSSPVIAADSNIGGVFPDADLIYRFDASSASSSWASHGRSNFNPGVGYAIQNEGLGGQLRTFNGKINEGDVVVNVFATSNLASTDPSNVWSTEGDNLVGNPYASAINWDLVSADTDNLDIDGTVYLWNQNTAEVGDNNVSDYLQYNATGGMSNTTTGKIASGQGFFVRTTANSSITFKTTHQIVANNTQFYKTNKAKTIAKKEGRSWFTFNKGNKTNTLLVGFLKGATNRYDRLYDAPFDINQTSLGFYTLVRGNKKASIQGFPKLKRDKKVVKVGFVVDELGEYSIGIQGESINEDYYIYLRDTEAKKTVDLKQRGYTFNIDTIGENNTRFKLIYTKKKRRATQKTGKESLLVEEIDSKDFTIYVDGAKELIVTYDFDVDNIKEVTLYNIQGRKVKSFLGKETKNVSNLKTGIYIVNTTLMNNINMTKKILIAN; the protein is encoded by the coding sequence ATGAAAAAACACATACTATTCTTATTTGTCTTTCTAACTCAAATTATTGGAGCTCAAATACCTTGTTCAGCTGGTTTTACAGGAAACGGAACCGATGATTATATTACAATTCCAAACACAAATGCAATTAACTTACAAAATACTAGAAATAGAACTGTAGAATTTTGGTTTAAACCTTCAGATATTACTACGAGACAGGTTTTGTATGAAGAAGGGGCTCAAGTAAATGTCATCCTTTTTTATATTGAAGGTGGTAGAGCTTATTTAGGTGGTTATAGAAACAATGCAAATAACAATACTAGAAGACGCTTTTTTAGATCTGCAATTGGAGATATTGCAATAGATAAATGGACGCATATTTCTTTTACAATTGAAGATACAGCTTCACCAGACATTACTTTTAAATGGTTTTTAGATGGTACTGAACAAGATTCTCAGGCAGGTTTACAAGTAAGCAATCATTCGGGTAATGTTTCTATTGGTAGAAATGGTGGTAGTGTAAGATACCCAACTAGTTTGTCGAATGCAAATTGGGGAGGAAGCGGAATAGGAACTTATAATGGAACATTCTCTGGAAGCAATGGAGCTGATAATAATTTTGAAGGAAATATTTCTTTATTAAGAATTTGGAATGTTGCAAGAACAGAAACTCAAATAGATACTAATAAGTCGATATATTTAACAACAGGAACTAGTTTGGTAGCATATCAAGATGGAGATCAAATAAAGTATAAAGCAAACGGGGCAGCATCTATTGGTGCAACTGCGACTGCAAACGGAAGTGGGACAACGTATACTTGGAATGGTGGTGTATCTACTGATTTTTCTAATAATGCAAATTGGTCTGGAACATCACCTGCAATTACAAAAACACAAACCGTAGTTATAAATAATGGTACTAATAAACCAGAAATAACTTCAGAAGTTAAAATAGGTAGATTAACCGTGAGTGCTGGTGCAGAGTTTATTGTACAAAGTGGTGCAACTTTAAATATATTTTACGGGTTAACAAACAACGGAACGATTACTGTAGAAGATGGTGGTGCATTAATTTTTAATTCATGTAGTGCTACCATTACTGGTTCTGGAACCTTCAACATAAAAAGAGCAACACCAATATATACAGGCAATAATTTTTATTCTTACTGGAGTTCTCCTGTAATTGCAGCAGATTCTAATATTGGTGGCGTTTTTCCTGATGCAGACTTAATTTATAGATTTGATGCAAGTAGTGCTAGTTCTAGTTGGGCTTCTCATGGAAGATCAAACTTTAATCCTGGTGTTGGTTATGCTATTCAAAATGAAGGTTTAGGTGGACAATTAAGAACTTTTAACGGTAAAATTAATGAGGGTGATGTTGTTGTAAATGTTTTTGCCACATCAAATTTAGCAAGTACAGATCCAAGTAATGTTTGGTCTACAGAAGGAGATAATTTAGTTGGAAACCCGTATGCATCAGCAATAAATTGGGATCTAGTAAGTGCAGATACAGACAATTTAGATATTGATGGTACTGTTTATTTATGGAACCAGAATACAGCAGAAGTTGGAGATAATAACGTGTCAGATTATTTACAATACAATGCTACAGGCGGTATGAGTAATACAACAACGGGTAAAATTGCTTCTGGTCAAGGTTTTTTTGTAAGAACTACAGCCAACAGTAGTATTACTTTTAAAACCACGCATCAGATTGTAGCAAATAACACACAGTTTTATAAAACGAATAAAGCCAAAACAATAGCTAAGAAAGAAGGAAGATCTTGGTTTACATTTAATAAAGGAAACAAAACAAATACACTTTTAGTTGGTTTTTTAAAAGGAGCTACCAATAGATATGACAGATTGTATGATGCGCCTTTCGACATCAATCAAACTTCTTTAGGTTTTTACACTTTGGTAAGAGGTAATAAAAAAGCATCTATACAAGGTTTTCCAAAATTAAAAAGAGATAAAAAAGTAGTAAAAGTAGGTTTTGTGGTTGACGAGTTAGGTGAGTACTCAATCGGTATTCAAGGGGAATCTATAAATGAAGATTATTATATTTATTTAAGAGATACAGAAGCTAAGAAAACAGTAGATTTAAAGCAAAGAGGTTATACTTTTAATATCGATACTATTGGTGAAAATAATACAAGATTTAAACTTATTTACACAAAAAAGAAGCGAAGAGCTACACAAAAAACAGGCAAAGAATCTTTACTTGTAGAAGAAATAGATTCTAAAGATTTTACAATTTATGTAGATGGAGCAAAAGAACTAATTGTAACCTATGATTTTGATGTAGATAATATAAAAGAAGTTACTTTGTATAATATTCAAGGAAGAAAAGTAAAATCGTTTTTAGGTAAGGAAACTAAAAATGTTTCTAACTTAAAAACAGGGATTTATATAGTAAACACTACTTTAATGAATAATATTAACATGACAAAAAAAATACTGATTGCTAATTAG